A single region of the Epinephelus moara isolate mb chromosome 16, YSFRI_EMoa_1.0, whole genome shotgun sequence genome encodes:
- the LOC126403465 gene encoding golgin subfamily A member 6-like protein 22: MASWWTASDASYGLDLEENSIVSRVIQAVGLFGDILSLEDTMLSEGQSEDGADGAEGTASGEEGSVREGGDRKEEDEVMMEEDEEQKVGREGGKQKVADMERIEEKANMEEELEEVEVHKKEKEDEKKVKNGGEVGQKEKEAMEEKGNEVQDEKEEGKKERVFENEVEEEQEDKDKIKEEETDEGVGSVKEDDGEVRNECQRVEVEEGAREETERKDKEEVPQDKKDKLGEEEKEPIKDGEEKEKGEEVDEEGEKYKYKEAKDGDKELKSQEEEGKEVLEEGREDDREEVDEESEERREIKEEEEDEKQVEIERKTQDEEKDESREKEKSCDEDEVKEREERKEEEGVGTEEKEVMEEDDRVEKEEVDDERTKQSRGSEMKGHEDEEKERKLEEQKVDGTKEENEGGEEMEENKEQSDVKEDEMDRKGEEETEKEREQQEQNVDEKEEEIEEKGDNAVHKEQKVDVEEEEVEKNIKEEDEVQQKVGVKEEEIEDEEENEAEKQEQEEQKTNGKEDEMDDKVEEEAENEEQKVNGKEEEMKEDEETGAKKQEEEQIGEKEEVEENVSEVAENEVEQRVNGKEDLEDKEVENKEQKADGKEDEMKDKEEKEAEKQDQEKQVDLKDKELEEKVNETAENKEEEKVDRKEEMKENEGVEAKKQKEQTDGKEEEMAEKEEKEDKKQEQEKQKVDGKDETSEETVDEVAVNKDGKEGELEDKVEVAENEEEQKLCGKENMEENKEKEVRKQEEEEQKVDGKGEDLEEKVDKVAESKEDQRANGKQGELDNKVEAETKNEEHMVDVKDEELEETVNKVAENKENADGKEEELEDELKEEAESEKQKLDGNEDMEKNEETEAKKQEEQEQIGGKEVGMTEKEEKEVKKQERETQKVEFKEEEELGRNDEVAESEEEQQGDRKEEEMKDKEEKEAEKQEEQKVDGKGKDLEEVEETEAKKQDDEQNEAEKQEQEQTDEKEDLEEVEEAGTKKQIEEQIGGKEEETKEKEEKEAKNQEREKQVDVKEELQEKVNKFEMEEEQNVDGKKEEMEENQETEAKKQEQGKQQIGGKEEEMKEKVDEVTENKEEQKVDRKEEEMAASVDQEVNAEEERELTKEPNTEPTNQLHQSQCPEMLSHARAQTPNEAPTEEEKDSGAAKNQNGDIYPTSPSNDNETEEAPPQAAPLTHTDLNQSVDAPLDLTEVGIQNLEEQERLTSFPDSGHRGETAADDNTRESTPELHAGCRSEEKVLLMDAAAEPSLVAGQDSEELSPTRNASSTENPEMTVKGDKGDKEEGGQTSENMNGEADNKNGSRQSSKYKTVSYRRIRRGNTRQRIDEFEAMMDS; the protein is encoded by the exons ATGGCGAGCTGGTGGACGGCTTCAGACGCATCATACGGCCTGGACCTGGAGGAGAACTCGATAGTGTCTCGGGTGATTCAGGCGGTCGGTCTGTTCGGAGATATTCTGTCACTGGAGGACACGATGTTGTCCGAAGGCCAGAGTGAGGACGGGGCTGACGGCGCTGAAGGGACAGCGTCAGGAGAGGAGGGAAGTGTCCGAGAAGGAGGGGACAGGAAGGAAGAGGATGAAGTGATGATGGAGGAAGACGAAGAGCAGAAGGTGGGAAGGGAAGGAGGAAAACAAAAGGTGGCGGACATGGAGAGGATTGAAGAAAAGGCGAACATGGAGGAGGAACTGGAGGAAGTAGAGGTacacaagaaagaaaaagaggatgAGAAGAAAGTAAAAAATGGAGGTGAGGtaggacaaaaagaaaaggaagcaATGGAGGAGAAAGGAAATGAGGTACAGGACgagaaagaggaaggaaagaaagagcgGGTGTTTGAAAATGAGGTAGAAGAAGAGCAAGAAGACAAGGACAAGAttaaggaggaggagacagacgAAGGtgtaggcagtgtaaaagaggacGATGGGGAGGTTAGGAACGAATGTCAGAGGGTAGAGGTAGAGGAGGGAGCAAGGGAAGAGACGGAAAGAAAGGACAAAGAAGAGGTACCTCaggataaaaaagacaaactaggagaagaagaaaaggagcctataaaagatggagaagagaaagaaaagggggAGGAGGTAGACGAGGAGGGagaaaagtacaagtacaaggAAGCAAAAGATGGAGACAAAGAGCTGAAGTCtcaggaggaagaaggaaaggaggttttggaggagggaagagaggatgaTCGAGAGGAGGTAGATGAAGAAAGTGAAGAACGAAGGGAGAtaaaggaagaagaggaagatgaaaagCAGGTAGAGATAGAGCGAAAGACTCAAGATGAAGAAAAGGAtgaaagcagagagaaagagaagagctGTGATGAAGATGAGGTTAAAGAAAGAGAAGAGcggaaggaggaagagggagtaGGGACAGAGGAAAAGGAGGTTATGGAGGAGGATGACAGAGTAGAGAAAGAAGAGGTAGATGATGAaaggacaaaacaaagcagGGGGTCAGAGATGAAAGGACACGAAGatgaagaaaaggagaggaaactAGAAGAACAAAAGGTTGATGggacaaaagaagaaaatgagggaggagaagagatgGAGGAAAACAAAGAGCAGAGTGATGTAAAAGAAGACGAAATGGAcagaaaaggagaagaagagacagagaaagagagagaacaacaagaacaaaatgttgatgaaaaagaagaagagatcGAGGAAAAAGGAGATAATGCGGTTCACAAAGAACAAAAGGTTGATGTAGAAGAAGAGGAAGTagagaaaaacatcaaagaAGAGGATGAAGTACAGCAAAAGGTTGgtgtaaaagaagaagaaatagaggACGAAGAAGAAAACGAGGCAGagaaacaagaacaagaagaacAAAAGACTAATGGAAAAGAAGATGAGATGGACGATAAAGTCgaagaggaggcagagaatGAAGAACAAAAGGTTAATGGAAaggaagaagagatgaaagaagatgaagaaacTGGGGCAaagaaacaagaagaagaacagaTTGGGGAAAAAGAAGAAGTGGAGGAAAACGTCAGTGAAGTTGCAGAGAATGAAGTGGAGCAAAGGGTTAATGGAAAAGAAGATTTGGAGGATAAAGAGGTGGAGAATAAAGAACAAAAGGCTGATGGAAAAGAAGACGAGATGAAGgacaaagaagaaaaggaggCAGAGAAACAAGACCAAGAAAAACAGGTTGATTTAAAAGACAAAGAGTTGGAGGAAAAAGTCAACGAAACTGCAGagaacaaagaggaagaaaaggttGATAGAAAAGAAGAGATGAAGGAAAACGAGGGAGttgaggcaaaaaaacaaaaagaacagactgatggaaaagaagaagagatggcggaaaaagaagaaaaggaggataagaaacaagaacaagaaaaacagaaggTTGATGGAAAAGATGAAACGTCAGAGGAGACGGTCGACGAAGTTGCAGTGAACAAAGACGGAAAAGAAGGAGAGCTGGAGGACAAAGTCGAAGTGGCAGAGAATGAAGAAGAACAAAAGCTCTGTGGAAAAGAAAATatggaggaaaacaaagaaaaggaggtaaggaaacaggaagaagaagaacaaaaggTTGACGGAAAAGGAGAGGATTTGGAGGAAAAAGTTGACAAAGTTGCAGAGAGCAAAGAAGATCAGAGGGCTAATGGAAAACAAGGAGAGTTGGACAATAAAGTTGAAGCAGAGACAAAGAATGAAGAACACATGGTCGATGTAAAAGATGAAGAGTTAGAGGAAACGGTCAACAAAGTTGCAGAGAACAAAGAAAATGCTGatggaaaagaagaagagttGGAGGATGAACTCAAAGAAGAGGCAGAGAGTGAAAAACAGAAGTTGGATGGAAATGAAGATATGGAGAAGAACGAAGAAACTGAGGCAAAGAAACAAGAAGAACAAGAACAGATTGGTGGAAAAGAAGTAGGGatgacagaaaaagaagaaaaggaggtGAAGAAACAAGAACGTGAAACACAAAAGGTTGAAtttaaagaagaggaagagctGGGGAGAAATGATGAAGTTGCGGAGAGCGAAGAAGAGCAACAGGGCGatagaaaagaggaagagatgaaggacaaagaagaaaaggaggCAGAGAAACAAGAAGAACAAAAGGTGGATGGAAAAGGAAAGGATCTAGAAGAAGTCGAAGAAACTGAGGCAAAGAAACAAGATGACGAACAAAATGAGGCAGagaaacaagaacaagaacagaCTGATGAAAAAGAAGATCTAGAAGAAGTCGAAGAAGCTGGGACAAAGAAACAAATAGAAGAACAGATTggtggaaaagaagaagaaacgaaggaaaaagaagaaaaggaggcAAAGAACCAAGAACGAGAAAAACAAGTTGATGTAAAAGAAGAGTTGCAGGAAAAAGTCAACAAATTTGAGATGGAAGAAGAGCAAAatgttgatggaaaaaaagaagagatggAGGAAAACCAAGAAACGGAGGCAAAGAAACAAGAGCAAGGGAAACAACAGATCGgtggaaaagaagaagagatgaaGGAAAAAGTCGACGAAGTCACAGAGaacaaagaagagcaaaaagtcgacagaaaagaagaagaaatggcGGCCTCAGTTGACCAAGAAGTAAatgcagaagaagaaagagagttGACAAAGGAGCCAAACACTGAGCCAACCAACCAGCTCCATCAGTCACAGTGTCCTGAAATGCTGAGTCATGCTAGAGCACAAACACCAAACGAAGCTcccacagaagaagagaaagactcGGGCGCTGCCAAGAACCAGAACGGGGACATTTATCCCACATCACCGAGCAACGACAACGAGACAGAGGAAGCTCCACCACAAGCTGCTCCTCTGACCCACACAGATCTGAACCAGTCTGTCGATGCTCCTCTGGATCTGACAGAGGTGGGAATACAGAATCTGGAGGAACAGGAGCGACTGACATCATTTCCTGATTCAGGACATCGAGGTGAAACAGCAGCTGACGACAACACTCGAGAGAGTACACCTGAACTACACGCAG GCTGCAGGTCGGAGGAGAAAGTGTTGTTGATGGATGCAGCTGCTGAGCCGTCGTTAGTGGCTGGACAAGACAGTGAAGAGCTCAGTCCGACCCGAAACGCATCCAGCACAGAAAATCCTGAGATGACAGTGAAGGGGGACAAAGGGGACAAAGAGGAAGGAGGTCAAACCTCTGAGAATATGAACGGTGAGGCGGACAACAAGAACGGCAGCCGACAATCCTCAAAGTACAAAACCGTGTCCTACAGGAGGATCCGGAGAGGAAACACCCGACAGAGGATTGATGAGTTTGAGGCCATGATGGACTCGTGA